The Thermoleophilaceae bacterium genome has a segment encoding these proteins:
- the cax gene encoding calcium/proton exchanger has protein sequence MRPVYFLGIFIPAAIALELAHASAVLIFFAAALAVIPCAAVMGTATEELAARTGPGIGGFLNVTFGNAPELIIAFFALKEGLHEVVKASIVGSVIGNILLVLGAAMLAGGLKHQKQTFNRTAANAQSAMLLLALVALILPAVFQLVHGGGLPAVGAGVEAGEAGQEFIDFGSDLENLSLAVSIVLMASYGAGLLFSLRTHKDLFNPFEEEEPHEGGWSTGRAAGMLAGAAVAVGLMSEILVGSISEASEDVGLSSFFVGVFVVAIVGNAAEHWVAVLVAAKNKMDLAVNIAVGSSAQIALFVAPLLVILSFFAGPGPMALVFNGYELAALLFAVIIANFLTQEGESNWFEGVQLLAVYAVFGLVFYFA, from the coding sequence GTGCGGCCCGTCTACTTCCTCGGGATCTTCATCCCCGCCGCAATCGCGCTCGAGCTGGCACACGCGTCGGCGGTGCTCATCTTCTTCGCCGCCGCGCTGGCGGTCATCCCGTGCGCGGCGGTCATGGGCACCGCCACCGAGGAGCTGGCGGCGCGCACCGGGCCCGGTATAGGCGGCTTCCTCAACGTCACCTTCGGCAACGCGCCCGAGCTGATCATCGCCTTCTTCGCGCTGAAGGAGGGCCTGCACGAGGTGGTCAAGGCCTCGATCGTGGGCTCGGTGATCGGCAACATCCTGCTCGTGCTCGGCGCGGCCATGCTCGCGGGCGGGCTCAAGCACCAGAAGCAGACCTTCAACCGCACCGCCGCCAACGCCCAGTCCGCGATGCTGCTCCTCGCGCTGGTGGCGCTGATCCTGCCGGCGGTGTTCCAGCTCGTGCACGGCGGCGGGCTCCCGGCCGTCGGCGCCGGCGTGGAGGCGGGCGAGGCCGGCCAGGAGTTCATCGACTTCGGCTCCGACCTGGAGAACCTCTCGCTCGCCGTGTCGATCGTGCTGATGGCCAGCTACGGCGCGGGGCTGCTGTTCTCCCTGCGCACGCACAAGGACCTCTTCAACCCGTTCGAGGAGGAGGAGCCGCATGAAGGCGGCTGGAGCACCGGCAGGGCGGCCGGGATGCTCGCGGGCGCCGCGGTGGCGGTTGGCCTGATGTCGGAGATCCTCGTGGGCTCGATCAGCGAGGCGTCGGAGGACGTCGGACTGTCGTCGTTCTTCGTCGGCGTCTTCGTCGTCGCCATCGTGGGCAACGCGGCCGAGCACTGGGTGGCCGTGCTGGTGGCGGCCAAGAACAAGATGGACCTGGCGGTGAACATCGCCGTCGGCTCGAGCGCGCAGATCGCCCTCTTCGTGGCCCCGCTGCTGGTGATCCTGTCGTTCTTCGCGGGGCCGGGCCCGATGGCGCTGGTCTTCAACGGCTACGAGCTGGCGGCGCTGCTGTTCGCGGTGATCATCGCCAACTTCCTCACCCAGGAGGGCGAGTCCAACTGGTTCGAGGGCGTGCAGCTACTGGCCGTGTACGCCGTCTTCGGGCTCGTCTTCTACTTCGCCTGA
- a CDS encoding TerC/Alx family metal homeostasis membrane protein → MSILAWGALIAALFVFLALDLHFFARGREPNFREAVIWSIGWLVLSFAAAVPILLLEGSDDAITYTTVYLIERSLSLDNLFVFLLLFAYFGVPYEQRPRLLFWGIVVALAMRGVFILVGITLIEQFHFVIYVLGATLLVLAYRIFRGVGENVNPDKNLMVRLVRRFYPVTSEFHGRHWFVNKEGRRYATPVFLCLAAVVFADLAFAIDSIPAAFAITRDGFLIWMGNVFALLGLRALFVLVEGLIARFRYLDETIAIVLGVVGVKLLIEDFVHIGPVGSLVIIAVLFTAGIVASLVADKRDPDAERKREERKPATAATHHE, encoded by the coding sequence GTGAGCATCCTCGCCTGGGGCGCGTTGATCGCGGCCCTCTTCGTCTTCCTCGCCCTCGACCTCCACTTCTTCGCGCGCGGCCGCGAGCCGAACTTCCGCGAGGCCGTGATCTGGTCGATCGGCTGGCTCGTGCTGAGCTTCGCGGCCGCCGTCCCGATCCTCCTGCTCGAGGGCTCCGACGACGCGATCACCTACACCACCGTCTACCTCATCGAGCGCTCGCTCTCGCTCGACAACCTGTTCGTCTTCCTGCTGCTGTTCGCGTACTTCGGCGTCCCCTACGAGCAGCGCCCGCGGCTGCTGTTCTGGGGCATCGTCGTCGCGCTGGCCATGCGCGGCGTGTTCATCCTCGTCGGGATCACGCTCATCGAGCAGTTCCACTTCGTGATCTACGTGCTCGGCGCCACGCTGCTCGTGCTGGCCTACCGGATCTTCAGGGGGGTGGGGGAGAACGTGAACCCCGACAAGAACCTGATGGTGCGCCTCGTGCGCCGCTTCTATCCGGTGACGTCCGAGTTCCACGGCCGCCACTGGTTCGTGAACAAGGAAGGCCGGCGCTACGCGACGCCGGTCTTCCTCTGCCTGGCGGCCGTCGTCTTCGCCGACCTGGCGTTCGCCATCGACTCGATCCCGGCCGCCTTCGCCATCACGCGCGACGGCTTCCTGATCTGGATGGGCAATGTCTTCGCGCTGCTCGGCCTCCGTGCCCTGTTCGTGCTGGTGGAGGGGCTCATCGCCCGCTTCCGCTACCTCGACGAGACGATCGCGATCGTGCTCGGCGTGGTGGGCGTCAAGCTGCTGATCGAGGACTTCGTGCACATCGGCCCGGTGGGCAGCCTCGTGATCATCGCGGTGCTCTTCACCGCGGGCATAGTGGCCTCGCTGGTCGCGGACAAGCGCGACCCGGACGCCGAGCGCAAGCGCGAGGAGCGCAAGCCGGCCACCGCCGCCACGCACCACGAGTAG
- a CDS encoding aldo/keto reductase, giving the protein MPDLTHTAVGTWSGGRFMHFGVALDDDRLAALVRPGGGVDTVLTADVYGQGEGDALLGRALQGLPRESYALVGAIGHDFYEGERDGPRGFPRFTDSRLRGPDGYRDYVRTATERSLERCGVDAFDLLLLHNPDRTGFTSVAVWDALEAVREDGLTRELGVAPGPANGFTLDVIDCMERFGDRIGWAMLILNPLEPWPGELALAAAAARGVKVITRVVDYGGLFHGDVLPGHEFERGDHRGFRPDGWVEAGHAKLERMRPLAERHGLTLLQLACAWNLAHDPVACVAPTLIQEAHDGAKPVEAKRAELAGVPPRGPLSAGEVAEIRAAGDNTGCMALKGASLQHEGDERPDRWELTPGLAEVGRRWGIEPGRDLVQP; this is encoded by the coding sequence ATGCCGGATCTGACCCACACAGCCGTCGGCACCTGGAGCGGTGGGCGCTTCATGCACTTCGGCGTCGCTCTTGACGACGACCGCCTGGCCGCGCTCGTGCGCCCGGGCGGCGGCGTGGACACGGTCCTCACCGCTGACGTCTACGGCCAGGGCGAGGGCGACGCCCTGCTGGGGCGCGCTCTCCAAGGCCTGCCGCGCGAGTCCTACGCGCTCGTGGGAGCCATCGGCCACGACTTCTACGAGGGCGAGCGCGACGGTCCGCGCGGCTTTCCCCGCTTCACCGACTCGCGCCTGCGCGGGCCTGACGGCTATCGCGACTACGTGCGCACGGCCACCGAGCGCAGCCTCGAGCGCTGCGGCGTGGATGCCTTCGACCTCCTGCTGCTCCACAACCCCGACCGCACGGGCTTCACCAGCGTGGCCGTGTGGGACGCCCTCGAGGCGGTGCGCGAGGACGGCCTCACGCGCGAGCTCGGGGTGGCCCCCGGCCCGGCCAACGGCTTCACCCTCGACGTCATCGACTGCATGGAGCGCTTCGGCGACCGGATCGGCTGGGCCATGCTCATCCTCAACCCGCTCGAGCCGTGGCCGGGAGAGCTGGCGCTCGCCGCCGCGGCCGCGCGTGGCGTGAAGGTCATCACGCGCGTGGTGGACTACGGCGGGCTCTTCCACGGCGACGTCCTTCCCGGCCACGAGTTCGAACGCGGCGACCACCGTGGCTTCCGGCCGGACGGTTGGGTCGAGGCCGGCCACGCGAAGCTGGAGCGCATGCGCCCGCTCGCCGAGCGGCACGGGCTCACCCTCCTCCAGCTGGCCTGCGCGTGGAACCTCGCGCACGACCCGGTGGCCTGCGTGGCGCCGACCCTCATCCAGGAGGCCCACGACGGCGCCAAGCCGGTCGAGGCCAAGCGCGCCGAGCTCGCGGGGGTGCCGCCGCGCGGCCCGCTGTCCGCCGGCGAGGTGGCGGAGATCCGCGCCGCCGGCGACAACACGGGCTGCATGGCGCTCAAGGGCGCCTCACTCCAGCACGAGGGCGACGAGCGGCCCGACCGCTGGGAGCTCACGCCCGGGCTGGCCGAGGTGGGCCGCCGCTGGGGCATCGAGCCGGGCCGGGACCTGGTGCAGCCGTGA
- a CDS encoding D-glucuronyl C5-epimerase family protein, with the protein MRMTAHLGAACAAFLALAAPAAASELLVVDGDRVRKVEDPYLPALDLPPAPGMPKADPRAGTAAGPSVRRALLSLYRAERITRDEYDGYKALYLEARSVRRRLSGARRNELARVIANLENIAGDRRLTAGRVKPLFLILQRNTEWWRARAFPASGARVTFGEDPVIFQYYRGEGLQIQPLANFGKANALYNACVTENPRPDTRCREGALRELLDRLVQLASRRGDFTTWEYYFRFGGGSPPWTSGLSQGTAIQALARGAQLLEQPSYAAVAADALGAFERRAPTGVRLPVDEGNHYLIYSFDRRLLVLNGFLQSVIGLHDYFTLTGDPRAQPLLAAGEAAARAAVPRYDTGAWSLYALRGRESDLGYHRLVRDFLQGLCSRTAVPVYCTTADGFTRYLLEHPKLDILRPSPRRVRIRKPVRLRFRLSKVSRVEIQVTRGGRMAFRRRVINLGHGVRSFTWVPRAPGRYRIRIEAADLRNHHTVKTRSITVRRR; encoded by the coding sequence ATGCGGATGACAGCACACCTGGGCGCGGCCTGCGCCGCCTTTCTGGCCCTCGCGGCGCCCGCCGCGGCGAGCGAACTGCTCGTGGTCGACGGGGACCGCGTGCGAAAGGTGGAGGACCCCTACCTCCCCGCTCTGGACCTCCCGCCCGCGCCCGGGATGCCGAAGGCCGACCCGCGCGCCGGAACCGCGGCCGGGCCGAGCGTGCGCCGCGCCCTGCTCTCCCTCTACCGCGCCGAACGGATCACGCGTGATGAGTACGACGGCTACAAGGCGCTCTACCTGGAGGCGCGCAGCGTCCGGCGGCGCCTGTCGGGCGCGCGGCGCAACGAGCTGGCGCGGGTGATCGCCAACCTGGAGAACATCGCGGGCGACCGCCGCCTGACCGCAGGCCGGGTGAAGCCGCTCTTCCTCATCCTGCAGCGCAACACCGAGTGGTGGCGCGCCCGCGCGTTCCCGGCGAGCGGGGCGCGGGTGACCTTCGGCGAGGACCCGGTGATCTTCCAGTACTACCGCGGCGAAGGGCTGCAGATCCAGCCGCTGGCGAACTTCGGCAAGGCCAACGCGCTCTACAACGCGTGCGTCACGGAGAACCCGCGTCCGGACACGCGCTGCCGCGAGGGCGCGCTGCGTGAGCTGCTGGACCGCCTCGTGCAGCTGGCCTCGCGGCGCGGCGACTTCACCACCTGGGAGTACTACTTCCGCTTCGGCGGCGGCTCGCCACCATGGACGAGCGGGCTCTCCCAGGGCACCGCGATCCAGGCCCTGGCGCGTGGCGCGCAGCTGCTCGAGCAGCCGTCGTACGCCGCGGTGGCCGCCGACGCCCTGGGCGCGTTCGAGCGCCGTGCCCCCACCGGCGTCCGCCTGCCCGTGGACGAGGGCAACCACTACCTCATCTACTCGTTCGACCGGCGGCTGCTCGTGCTCAACGGGTTCCTCCAGTCGGTCATCGGGCTCCACGACTACTTCACGCTGACCGGCGACCCGCGCGCGCAGCCCCTGCTCGCGGCCGGCGAAGCCGCGGCGCGCGCCGCCGTGCCGCGCTACGACACTGGCGCGTGGTCGCTGTACGCGCTGCGCGGGCGCGAGTCGGACCTCGGCTACCACCGCCTCGTGCGCGACTTCCTGCAGGGGCTGTGCTCGCGGACGGCGGTCCCCGTCTACTGCACCACCGCCGACGGCTTCACGCGCTACCTGCTGGAGCACCCGAAGCTGGACATCCTGCGCCCCAGCCCGCGCCGCGTGCGGATCCGCAAGCCGGTGCGGCTGCGCTTCCGACTGTCGAAGGTCTCACGCGTGGAGATCCAGGTGACGCGCGGCGGCCGGATGGCGTTCCGGCGCCGGGTGATCAACCTCGGCCACGGCGTGCGCTCGTTCACCTGGGTCCCGCGGGCGCCGGGGCGCTACCGGATCCGCATCGAGGCCGCCGACCTGCGCAACCACCACACGGTGAAGACGCGGTCGATAACGGTGCGCCGGCGCTAG
- a CDS encoding ArsA family ATPase, whose protein sequence is MAAATARRCAAAGLRTIVLSTDPAHSLSDSLEAQLGGEPTPIGDNLHGQEVQAQDEMERHWDAVSSWLGELLADRGLDPIAAEELTVPPGMDELFSLLQIKRHHESGDYDAVIVDCAPTGETLRLLSFPDVARWWLEKVFPWERRIVNAARPFARSLLDIPLPNDAVFEDVERLVRNLVAMNVILRERSTTSIRLVMNPDRMVVKEAMRTFTYLNLYGYLTDAVVVNRVLPPEADGYFAAWRQVQAEHMELVRSAFAPVPILTAPWLDREVVGPEMLDRLGDEVFAAHEPAAVLHEELSQELTASNGRATLRLPIPFVEKADIELKKIGLEVIVRAGGQKRTIILPPALGAYAPAGARYEDGALEISFERATADDPA, encoded by the coding sequence GTGGCGGCGGCCACCGCCCGCCGCTGCGCCGCAGCCGGCCTGCGCACGATCGTGCTCTCCACCGACCCCGCGCACAGCCTGTCGGACTCGCTGGAGGCACAGCTCGGGGGTGAGCCGACGCCGATCGGCGACAACCTCCACGGCCAGGAGGTGCAGGCCCAGGACGAGATGGAGCGCCACTGGGACGCCGTCTCCTCCTGGCTCGGCGAGCTGCTGGCCGACCGCGGCCTCGACCCCATCGCGGCCGAGGAGCTCACGGTGCCGCCCGGCATGGACGAGCTGTTCTCCCTCCTCCAGATCAAGCGCCACCACGAGTCGGGCGACTACGACGCGGTCATCGTGGACTGCGCGCCCACCGGCGAGACGCTCCGCCTGCTCTCGTTCCCCGACGTTGCCCGCTGGTGGCTCGAGAAGGTCTTCCCCTGGGAGCGCCGCATCGTCAACGCCGCGCGTCCGTTCGCCCGCTCCCTGCTGGACATCCCGCTGCCGAACGATGCCGTCTTCGAGGATGTCGAACGGCTCGTGCGCAACCTGGTGGCGATGAACGTGATCCTCCGCGAGCGCTCCACCACCTCGATCCGCCTGGTGATGAACCCGGACCGGATGGTGGTGAAGGAGGCCATGCGCACCTTCACCTACCTCAATCTCTACGGCTATCTCACCGACGCCGTGGTGGTGAACCGCGTGCTGCCGCCCGAGGCCGACGGCTACTTCGCCGCGTGGCGCCAGGTGCAGGCCGAGCACATGGAGCTGGTCCGCTCGGCGTTCGCGCCGGTGCCCATCCTCACCGCGCCGTGGCTCGACCGCGAGGTGGTGGGGCCGGAGATGCTCGACCGGCTGGGAGACGAGGTCTTCGCCGCGCACGAGCCGGCCGCCGTGCTGCACGAGGAGCTGTCGCAGGAGCTGACCGCCTCGAACGGGCGGGCCACGCTGCGGCTGCCGATCCCGTTCGTGGAGAAGGCGGACATCGAGCTGAAGAAGATCGGCCTCGAGGTGATCGTCCGGGCGGGCGGCCAGAAGCGGACTATCATCCTGCCCCCCGCGCTCGGGGCCTACGCGCCGGCGGGCGCGCGTTACGAAGACGGAGCGCTGGAGATCTCCTTTGAGCGAGCCACGGCAGACGACCCGGCCTGA